From Heliomicrobium modesticaldum Ice1, a single genomic window includes:
- the icd gene encoding isocitrate dehydrogenase (NADP(+)), producing MAEYKFAKVPATGEPIVFAEGKLQVPDQPIIPFIEGDGTGPDIWRASQAVFDAAIEKAYGGQKRIAWMEVYAGEKAKKNFDTWLPEETVEAFQEFRVGIKGPLTTPVGGGFRSLNVTLRQVMDLYACVRPVRYFNGVPSPVKTPEKVDMVIFRENTEDVYAGLEWKAGTAEAQKAIEFFRNEMGVKILKDGTALGLKPVSEFGSKRLIRKAIQYAIDNKRKSVTLVHKGNIMKFTEGAFKDWGYELAAEEFAEQTISEAALWDEYNGKVPEGKIVIKDRIADSMFQQILLRPDEYDVLATTNLNGDYLSDALAAQVGGLGIAPGGNISDAYAVFEATHGTAPKYAGLDKVNPGSVILSGVMMLEHLGWQEAADLIVKGLQKAIEDKVVTYDLARQIAGAREVKTSEFARAVIERM from the coding sequence ATGGCAGAGTACAAATTCGCAAAAGTTCCGGCGACAGGGGAGCCCATCGTCTTTGCCGAAGGTAAACTGCAGGTGCCTGATCAGCCTATCATCCCGTTCATCGAAGGTGACGGCACAGGTCCCGACATCTGGCGTGCCTCTCAGGCCGTCTTTGACGCCGCTATCGAAAAAGCCTATGGCGGTCAAAAGCGCATCGCCTGGATGGAGGTCTATGCCGGTGAGAAGGCCAAGAAGAACTTCGACACCTGGCTGCCCGAGGAGACTGTCGAGGCTTTCCAAGAGTTCCGCGTCGGCATCAAAGGGCCTCTGACGACGCCCGTCGGCGGCGGCTTCCGTTCGCTGAACGTGACGCTGCGCCAGGTCATGGACCTCTACGCCTGCGTGCGCCCGGTCCGCTACTTCAACGGCGTGCCCAGCCCCGTCAAAACACCGGAGAAGGTCGATATGGTCATCTTCCGGGAGAACACGGAAGACGTTTACGCCGGCCTGGAATGGAAAGCCGGCACAGCGGAAGCTCAGAAGGCCATCGAGTTTTTCCGCAACGAGATGGGCGTAAAGATCCTTAAAGACGGCACCGCCCTCGGCCTGAAGCCCGTCTCCGAATTCGGCAGCAAGCGCCTGATCCGCAAGGCCATTCAGTATGCCATCGACAACAAGCGCAAGAGCGTCACCCTTGTCCACAAGGGGAACATCATGAAGTTTACCGAGGGTGCCTTTAAAGACTGGGGATACGAGCTGGCGGCGGAAGAGTTCGCTGAACAGACCATCTCTGAGGCAGCCCTTTGGGATGAATATAACGGCAAGGTCCCCGAAGGCAAGATCGTTATCAAAGACCGCATCGCCGACAGCATGTTCCAGCAGATCCTGCTTCGTCCGGACGAGTATGACGTGCTCGCCACGACCAACCTGAACGGCGACTACCTCTCCGACGCTTTGGCCGCCCAGGTCGGCGGACTGGGGATCGCGCCCGGCGGCAACATCTCTGACGCCTACGCCGTCTTTGAGGCCACCCACGGCACGGCGCCCAAGTACGCCGGTTTGGATAAAGTCAACCCCGGATCGGTCATCCTATCCGGTGTGATGATGCTCGAACACCTCGGCTGGCAGGAAGCGGCCGACTTGATCGTAAAAGGTCTCCAGAAGGCCATCGAAGACAAAGTGGTCACCTACGACCTGGCCCGCCAGATTGCCGGCGCCAGGGAAGTCAAGACGTCAGAATTCGCCCGGGCCGTCATCGAGCGGATGTAA
- a CDS encoding amidase domain-containing protein — MGDRSAEEHRRNNNPRNNLRNSPLVHYPDYRLDTVASWERRYTSLRTQEVEQVVAPAMDLVGLAFRDGDPETVVFILEQANQWWQRPHIKELFDEYLHRLLITLPETPLKAAIAEHLGCAPASESEVKALVTGYNRAAAVAYANRYYKNHNPNYPDFNSRPGRGGNCANFISQCLYAGGMPWVLGPPERFTWPRYWWCKPGATDRDGDRRITLSWKVTAAFRNHWSGRVARFTTLSAAEMLNNWNAWYNRLRLGDFIQLAYGNGAPYHTLILVAKVGNDIALASQSDDANDRSMHGTLEIMRNKGQQVLVYEMGSDGS, encoded by the coding sequence ATGGGAGACAGGTCTGCCGAAGAGCACCGGCGCAATAACAACCCCCGCAACAATCTCCGCAACAGCCCGCTCGTCCACTACCCCGACTACCGCCTCGACACTGTCGCCTCCTGGGAAAGGCGCTATACATCGCTGCGAACCCAGGAGGTCGAACAGGTCGTCGCACCGGCTATGGACTTGGTGGGGCTGGCTTTCCGGGATGGTGACCCAGAGACGGTCGTCTTCATCTTAGAACAGGCCAACCAGTGGTGGCAACGGCCACACATAAAGGAACTCTTTGACGAGTACCTGCACCGGCTGTTGATAACGCTCCCCGAGACTCCCCTGAAAGCAGCCATCGCCGAGCATCTTGGATGCGCCCCTGCGAGCGAGTCGGAAGTCAAGGCCCTCGTCACCGGCTACAACCGCGCGGCTGCGGTGGCTTACGCCAACCGCTACTATAAAAACCACAACCCCAACTATCCGGACTTCAACAGCCGACCGGGACGCGGCGGCAACTGCGCCAACTTCATCTCCCAGTGCCTCTACGCCGGCGGAATGCCCTGGGTGCTCGGTCCGCCCGAGCGGTTCACCTGGCCCCGTTACTGGTGGTGCAAGCCCGGTGCCACCGACCGCGACGGCGATCGCCGGATCACCCTCAGTTGGAAGGTGACTGCCGCCTTTCGCAACCACTGGTCCGGTCGGGTGGCCCGTTTCACCACCTTGAGCGCGGCGGAGATGCTGAACAACTGGAATGCCTGGTATAACCGGCTGCGTCTTGGCGATTTCATCCAACTGGCCTACGGCAACGGCGCGCCCTACCATACGCTGATCCTTGTCGCCAAGGTCGGCAACGACATCGCCCTCGCTTCTCAGAGCGATGACGCCAACGACCGGTCCATGCATGGCACCTTGGAAATCATGCGGAATAAGGGACAGCAGGTGCTCGTCTACGAGATGGGTAGTGACGGGTCATGA
- a CDS encoding HyaD/HybD family hydrogenase maturation endopeptidase, producing MENKQKKEIIKNIQDKETAQIEEATRNGKKKIIVMGLGNLLFTDEGLGVHAIRQIEAGYVFSPEVALIDGGTLGLILLEYLEEASHFLCIDAVKAGQAPGSLVRLEGEELPRYLGVKMSQHQMGFQEVLALASLRGTLPEEMVLIGVQPESLEWGTELSPTVAAALPAVTGAVLELLGRWGVSAMPKG from the coding sequence ATGGAAAATAAGCAAAAAAAGGAAATCATCAAAAACATTCAAGATAAGGAAACTGCGCAGATCGAGGAAGCTACGAGAAACGGGAAAAAAAAGATCATCGTCATGGGCCTTGGCAACCTGCTGTTCACCGACGAGGGCCTAGGTGTCCACGCTATTCGACAGATTGAAGCTGGTTACGTTTTTTCCCCAGAGGTGGCGTTGATCGATGGGGGAACGCTCGGCCTCATCCTGCTTGAATACCTGGAAGAGGCGAGCCACTTCCTCTGCATCGACGCCGTAAAGGCCGGGCAAGCGCCGGGGAGTCTTGTCCGCCTCGAAGGGGAGGAACTGCCCCGCTATCTGGGGGTGAAGATGTCTCAGCACCAGATGGGGTTTCAAGAGGTGTTGGCCTTGGCGAGCCTGCGGGGAACCCTGCCTGAGGAGATGGTGCTCATCGGCGTCCAGCCGGAAAGCCTCGAATGGGGCACAGAGCTCTCACCGACGGTGGCGGCTGCATTGCCCGCCGTGACCGGGGCGGTCTTAGAACTGTTGGGACGCTGGGGCGTTTCGGCGATGCCGAAGGGATGA
- a CDS encoding hydrogenase small subunit: MAKEETYYQYLKRRGVSRRDFLKFCTVMAASLGLSAGSVPKIAEALETKKRIPVIWRHLVECTCCTESFIRSHHPIAADILLNMISLDYDETLMVAAGERAEEAARKSMEENKGNYILAVEGAVSTKDGGIYCVLAGRSSVEILKEEAKNAKAIIAWGSCAVNGCIAAANPNPSGSVPVQEIIKDKPIINVPGCPPIAEVMAGVITHLITFDRLPELDREGRPKAFYGHRIHDKCNRRAYFDAGMFVESFDDEGAKQGWCLYKVGCKGPNTYNSCANMEWNGGVSYDIKSGHPCIGCSEKGFWDNTGGQSFYTHLAEVPGLQIGMNVDQFGIAAVGAAAVGAAVHAGFSAVTKRAEEKREAKGGCNKDSLGG, encoded by the coding sequence ATGGCAAAAGAGGAAACCTATTATCAGTACTTAAAGCGCCGCGGCGTCAGCCGGCGCGATTTCCTCAAGTTCTGTACCGTCATGGCCGCCTCCCTCGGTTTGAGCGCCGGATCGGTCCCGAAGATTGCCGAAGCCTTAGAAACGAAAAAACGGATCCCTGTCATCTGGCGTCACTTGGTGGAATGCACCTGCTGCACCGAATCCTTCATCCGCTCTCACCACCCCATCGCTGCCGATATCCTGCTCAACATGATCTCCCTCGACTACGATGAAACCTTGATGGTCGCTGCTGGCGAGCGGGCCGAAGAGGCCGCCCGCAAGAGCATGGAGGAGAACAAAGGCAACTACATCCTGGCTGTGGAAGGGGCCGTGTCGACGAAGGACGGTGGCATCTACTGCGTCCTGGCCGGCCGGAGTTCTGTCGAGATCCTCAAAGAGGAAGCCAAAAACGCCAAGGCGATCATCGCCTGGGGCTCCTGCGCCGTCAACGGTTGCATCGCTGCCGCCAATCCGAATCCCTCCGGTTCCGTGCCGGTCCAGGAGATCATCAAAGACAAGCCCATCATCAACGTGCCCGGCTGCCCGCCCATCGCCGAGGTGATGGCCGGCGTGATCACCCATCTGATCACCTTCGACCGCCTGCCGGAACTGGACCGCGAAGGCCGGCCGAAAGCCTTCTACGGTCACCGCATCCATGACAAGTGTAACCGCCGTGCTTATTTCGATGCGGGGATGTTTGTGGAATCCTTTGACGACGAGGGGGCCAAGCAGGGCTGGTGTCTCTACAAAGTCGGCTGCAAAGGGCCGAACACCTACAACTCCTGCGCCAACATGGAGTGGAACGGCGGCGTCAGCTATGACATCAAGTCCGGCCACCCTTGCATCGGCTGTTCGGAAAAAGGCTTCTGGGACAACACAGGCGGCCAGTCCTTCTACACCCACCTGGCCGAGGTGCCGGGCCTGCAGATCGGCATGAACGTCGACCAGTTCGGCATCGCCGCCGTCGGGGCCGCCGCTGTCGGCGCCGCCGTGCACGCCGGCTTCTCAGCCGTCACCAAGCGGGCGGAAGAGAAGAGGGAAGCCAAAGGCGGCTGCAACAAAGATTCTCTGGGAGGTTGA
- the cybH gene encoding Ni/Fe-hydrogenase, b-type cytochrome subunit, whose amino-acid sequence MQDMKTGLRCLQTVYVWELPVRFYHWVNALCIVVLMATGLYIGNPVFKPTVVNGEATTVFWMGKAFMWHIAAGYVFIAIYHFRLYWAFVGNEYARSHHWPWQKEFWQEFFDVLLHYLFLKHHHQEHLGHNPVANLAYFGFIMVGSIFMSVTGLAMYGELHPNGMVGSAFGWVFTLLGQSFTVHMLHRLMAWGIVAFVIVHLYLSIRHDMFARNGTLSSMVSGYKFDCRENGRA is encoded by the coding sequence ATGCAAGATATGAAAACCGGCCTGCGCTGCCTGCAGACGGTCTATGTCTGGGAACTGCCGGTCCGGTTTTACCACTGGGTGAATGCCCTCTGCATCGTCGTCCTCATGGCGACAGGCCTTTACATCGGCAACCCTGTCTTCAAGCCGACAGTTGTCAACGGCGAGGCGACGACCGTCTTTTGGATGGGCAAGGCCTTCATGTGGCACATCGCCGCCGGCTACGTCTTTATCGCTATCTATCACTTCCGTCTCTACTGGGCCTTCGTGGGCAACGAGTATGCTCGCAGCCATCACTGGCCTTGGCAGAAGGAGTTCTGGCAAGAGTTTTTTGACGTGCTCCTTCACTACCTCTTCCTCAAGCACCACCACCAGGAGCACCTGGGCCACAACCCGGTCGCCAACCTGGCCTACTTCGGCTTCATCATGGTCGGCTCCATCTTCATGTCGGTCACCGGACTGGCCATGTACGGCGAGCTTCATCCAAATGGCATGGTCGGCAGCGCCTTTGGCTGGGTCTTCACCCTTCTTGGGCAGAGCTTCACCGTGCACATGCTGCACCGGCTGATGGCCTGGGGGATCGTGGCCTTCGTCATCGTCCACCTCTACCTGTCTATCCGCCACGATATGTTTGCCCGCAACGGCACCCTCTCTTCCATGGTCAGCGGCTATAAGTTCGACTGCCGGGAAAACGGCAGGGCCTAG
- a CDS encoding MerR family transcriptional regulator, whose protein sequence is MSTKDHGFYNIKAVEKMTGVAAGTLRVWEHRYQVIQPDRNKAGYRVYSQEDVQTIQWLAQQVKNGVTIGQAVKMLHQKDVLRPISPLVDTGKDALGELHRRIVLALDDYDEQKASAAMEEALSLFSMERVAVELILPILQELGERWARRELTVAHEHFASNFFRARLAAMLCALPANRDLPLVLAACVSGEHHDLGLLIFSIFLRRRGFRVIYLGQDLPTEDLYEVVGELRPRIVALSVGSRLLVPEVLLIHEQLMEMTKRGGFPMRVCIGGRGVDYDVEAQEHLKGSYIAGTIESWDNWLRTLD, encoded by the coding sequence ATGAGTACAAAGGATCACGGCTTTTACAACATCAAAGCGGTAGAGAAGATGACCGGCGTTGCCGCCGGGACCCTTCGCGTGTGGGAACACCGGTATCAGGTCATCCAGCCGGATCGCAACAAGGCGGGATACCGGGTGTACTCCCAAGAAGACGTGCAGACCATCCAGTGGCTGGCCCAGCAGGTCAAAAACGGCGTGACCATCGGACAGGCCGTCAAGATGCTGCACCAGAAGGATGTCTTGCGCCCCATCAGCCCCCTCGTCGACACCGGGAAAGACGCCCTCGGCGAACTGCACCGTCGCATCGTCCTGGCCCTGGATGACTATGACGAGCAGAAGGCGAGCGCCGCCATGGAGGAGGCCTTGAGCCTTTTCAGCATGGAGCGCGTCGCCGTCGAGCTGATCCTGCCCATCCTGCAGGAACTGGGCGAGCGCTGGGCGCGCCGTGAACTGACTGTCGCTCATGAACACTTCGCCTCCAACTTCTTTCGCGCCCGCCTGGCTGCCATGCTCTGCGCCTTGCCGGCTAACCGCGACCTGCCCCTTGTCCTGGCGGCTTGCGTCTCCGGTGAACACCATGACCTGGGCCTGCTGATCTTCTCCATCTTCCTGCGCCGCCGCGGTTTCCGCGTCATTTACCTCGGCCAGGATCTGCCTACAGAAGATCTCTACGAAGTGGTAGGTGAGCTGCGCCCGCGCATCGTGGCCCTCTCGGTCGGGTCCCGTCTGCTGGTGCCTGAAGTGCTCCTGATCCATGAACAACTGATGGAAATGACCAAGCGGGGCGGTTTCCCCATGCGCGTCTGCATCGGCGGGCGCGGCGTCGATTATGACGTGGAAGCGCAGGAACATCTGAAGGGATCCTATATCGCCGGTACCATCGAGTCTTGGGACAACTGGCTGCGCACCCTCGATTGA
- a CDS encoding nickel-dependent hydrogenase large subunit, translating to MAERIVVDPVTRIEGHLRVEAMVEGGKIVDAVSAGTMIRGLEIILRDRDPRDAWALVQRICGVCTTIHALASVRSVEDALKIRIPKNAELIRNIMFTTLYVHDHVVHFYHLHAPDWVDIPNALKADPAATAQLAQSISRWPKSTAGYFKDVQTKLKTFVDSGQLGIFANAYWGHPAYKLPPEANLMAVAHYLEALSWQKEIVKIHTIFGGKNPHPNYVVGGMASAIDINSDNALNIERFNMIGRLIDEAMEFVEQVYIPDLLAIASFYKDTAAYGGGVGNFLCYGDLPTTHINDPLGFLFPRGVILNKNLGEVLDVDPRDPEQILEYTDHSWYKNSKSGLHPWAGETNIHYTGPKPPYKTLDESGAFNQAYSWLKSPRWREKSVEVGPLARMLVAYAKKDCKAHDLVKSEVDKVLGGLGVGPEALFSTLGRTAARGIETKLCAAWLKQFYNELLANIKSGDQTTFNKERWEPSTWDKDCKGVGIAEAPRGALGHWIHIQNGKIANYQCVVPTTWNGSPKDHKNQPGAIEAALIGTPLVKPEEPVELLRTIHSFDPCLACAAHLTDRENREITTIDVLR from the coding sequence ATGGCAGAACGCATCGTCGTCGACCCTGTCACAAGGATTGAAGGCCACCTGCGCGTGGAAGCGATGGTGGAAGGCGGCAAGATCGTCGACGCCGTCAGCGCCGGCACCATGATCCGCGGTCTCGAGATCATCCTCCGCGACCGCGACCCTCGCGACGCCTGGGCGCTCGTCCAGCGCATCTGTGGCGTCTGCACCACCATTCATGCCCTGGCCTCGGTGCGATCCGTGGAAGACGCCCTCAAGATCCGCATCCCCAAAAACGCCGAACTGATCCGCAACATCATGTTCACGACCCTCTATGTCCATGACCATGTGGTCCACTTCTACCATCTGCACGCCCCTGACTGGGTCGACATCCCGAACGCGCTGAAGGCCGACCCGGCCGCCACGGCCCAACTGGCCCAGAGCATCTCTCGCTGGCCCAAGTCCACCGCCGGTTACTTCAAGGATGTTCAGACGAAGCTGAAGACCTTCGTCGACAGCGGTCAACTGGGCATCTTCGCCAACGCCTACTGGGGCCATCCGGCCTACAAGCTGCCGCCGGAAGCCAACCTGATGGCGGTGGCCCACTACCTGGAGGCGCTCTCCTGGCAGAAGGAGATCGTCAAGATCCACACCATCTTCGGCGGCAAGAACCCCCACCCGAACTATGTCGTCGGCGGCATGGCCTCGGCCATCGACATCAACAGCGACAACGCCCTCAACATCGAGCGCTTCAACATGATCGGCCGGCTCATCGACGAGGCCATGGAGTTTGTCGAGCAGGTCTACATCCCCGACCTGCTGGCCATCGCCTCCTTCTACAAGGACACGGCGGCCTATGGCGGCGGCGTGGGCAACTTCCTCTGCTACGGTGATCTGCCCACCACCCATATCAACGACCCGTTGGGCTTCCTCTTTCCGCGCGGCGTCATCCTCAACAAAAACCTGGGCGAGGTCCTCGACGTGGATCCCCGCGACCCCGAGCAGATCCTCGAATATACGGACCACTCCTGGTATAAAAATTCCAAAAGCGGCCTGCATCCCTGGGCCGGCGAGACGAACATCCACTATACCGGTCCCAAGCCGCCTTATAAGACCCTCGACGAGTCAGGCGCCTTCAACCAGGCCTACTCCTGGCTCAAATCGCCCCGCTGGCGCGAAAAGTCCGTCGAAGTGGGCCCCCTGGCCCGCATGCTCGTCGCCTATGCCAAGAAGGACTGCAAGGCCCACGACCTCGTCAAGAGCGAAGTTGACAAGGTTCTCGGCGGCCTCGGCGTCGGTCCGGAAGCCCTCTTCTCGACCCTCGGCCGGACGGCGGCCCGCGGTATCGAGACGAAGCTTTGCGCCGCCTGGCTGAAGCAGTTCTACAATGAACTGCTCGCCAACATCAAGAGCGGCGACCAGACCACCTTCAACAAGGAGCGCTGGGAGCCTTCGACCTGGGACAAGGACTGCAAGGGCGTCGGCATCGCCGAAGCGCCCCGCGGCGCCCTCGGCCACTGGATCCACATCCAGAACGGCAAGATCGCCAACTACCAGTGTGTCGTCCCGACGACCTGGAACGGTTCCCCGAAGGACCATAAGAACCAGCCCGGCGCCATCGAGGCGGCCCTCATCGGCACTCCCCTGGTCAAACCGGAGGAGCCGGTGGAACTGTTGCGGACGATCCACTCCTTCGACCCCTGTCTGGCCTGCGCCGCCCACCTTACGGACAGGGAGAACCGGGAGATCACCACCATCGATGTCTTGCGGTAA
- a CDS encoding hydrogenase maturation nickel metallochaperone HypA has product MALMESLVRVLASEAPRHNITQIKKVKLTVGALTHALPDALRFAFSVLREQPLFAPGAELEIEERKTRCRCRDCGADFAVEGNLGFLCPGCGGFAVDIIQGRELQIDYFEGD; this is encoded by the coding sequence ATGGCCCTGATGGAAAGTCTCGTTAGGGTGCTGGCCAGCGAGGCGCCACGGCACAACATCACCCAGATCAAAAAGGTCAAGCTCACTGTCGGCGCCTTGACCCACGCATTGCCCGATGCGCTCCGGTTTGCCTTTTCCGTCCTGCGGGAACAACCCCTCTTTGCGCCTGGTGCCGAGTTGGAAATCGAGGAGCGAAAGACGCGGTGCCGCTGCCGCGATTGCGGTGCCGACTTCGCTGTAGAGGGAAACCTCGGCTTTCTCTGCCCCGGTTGCGGCGGCTTCGCCGTAGATATTATCCAGGGCCGGGAGCTGCAAATCGACTACTTTGAGGGTGACTGA
- the hypB gene encoding hydrogenase nickel incorporation protein HypB, giving the protein MQIKLGQNLLGANGVIAGEIRRLMEEKGIFLLNLMSSPGAGKTTLLEKTLTALKDRLRLAVIEGDVATTKDAERIARLGISVVQINTHGACHLDAAMVRDVLPAFDLDSLDLLIVENVGNLVCPAEFDLGESMKVVVLSTTEGNDKVLKYPLMFREADALLLNKIDLLPFTDFHLDELADDLGRIHPGLPRFDLSARTGEGMERWIAWLLAQVEGHRRR; this is encoded by the coding sequence ATGCAGATCAAGTTGGGCCAAAACCTGCTCGGCGCCAATGGGGTCATCGCCGGCGAGATCCGCCGGTTGATGGAGGAGAAGGGGATTTTCTTGCTCAACCTGATGAGCTCGCCCGGCGCCGGCAAGACGACGCTGCTGGAAAAGACGCTGACCGCCCTGAAAGACCGCCTGCGCCTCGCCGTCATCGAAGGCGATGTGGCGACGACGAAGGACGCCGAACGGATCGCTCGTCTCGGCATCTCTGTCGTGCAGATCAACACTCACGGCGCCTGCCACCTCGACGCCGCTATGGTGCGCGACGTGCTGCCCGCCTTTGATCTGGACAGCCTCGACCTGTTGATCGTCGAGAACGTGGGCAATCTCGTCTGCCCCGCCGAGTTTGATCTGGGAGAGTCCATGAAGGTCGTCGTCCTGTCCACGACGGAAGGCAACGACAAGGTGCTCAAGTATCCGCTCATGTTCCGGGAAGCCGACGCCCTGCTCCTCAATAAGATCGACCTGTTGCCGTTCACCGATTTTCACCTTGACGAACTGGCTGACGATCTGGGGCGGATCCACCCCGGTCTGCCTCGTTTTGATCTGTCGGCCCGCACGGGGGAAGGGATGGAGCGTTGGATCGCGTGGTTGCTGGCTCAAGTGGAAGGGCATCGCCGGCGATGA
- a CDS encoding helix-turn-helix transcriptional regulator, which yields MFEDAQKISSVFADRTRFSIYQYIVNHPNATCTVKEIAQEFSIHPNVARLHLSKLEEIGLLESGWDHQSMPGRPGRVYSLRKKAITLHFPPREYQLLCDLTLDALDEVGAAGTVALNKVGHAHGVRLAQGIRSGKGADANGKAAESFGELTAIESLAVSAVTCDAARTVIRLRHCPFRESAERRHHLTCPLHRAILRGLWETLYGPAAMESLSCQALGDACCEIAVLPSASDEEMGA from the coding sequence GTGTTTGAGGACGCCCAGAAGATCAGTTCAGTTTTTGCCGATAGGACTCGTTTCTCCATCTATCAATATATCGTCAACCACCCAAACGCGACCTGCACGGTCAAGGAGATCGCCCAGGAGTTTTCCATCCATCCGAACGTGGCCCGCCTTCACCTGTCGAAGCTGGAGGAGATCGGGTTGCTCGAATCGGGGTGGGATCACCAGTCCATGCCCGGTCGGCCAGGGCGGGTCTATTCACTGCGCAAAAAGGCGATTACACTGCACTTTCCGCCTCGCGAGTACCAGTTGCTCTGCGACCTCACCCTGGACGCCCTCGACGAAGTCGGCGCCGCCGGGACGGTCGCACTGAACAAGGTCGGTCACGCCCACGGCGTACGCCTGGCCCAGGGCATCCGGTCAGGAAAAGGGGCTGATGCGAACGGAAAAGCAGCAGAGTCCTTTGGCGAGTTGACGGCCATCGAATCGCTTGCCGTCTCAGCAGTCACTTGTGATGCCGCCCGCACGGTCATTCGATTGCGCCATTGTCCCTTCCGAGAATCGGCGGAACGGCGCCACCATCTGACCTGCCCCCTACACCGCGCCATCCTGCGCGGCCTCTGGGAGACCCTTTACGGGCCGGCCGCCATGGAGTCACTGTCTTGCCAGGCTTTGGGGGACGCCTGTTGCGAGATCGCCGTGCTACCGAGCGCCAGCGACGAGGAAATGGGCGCCTAG
- the mdh gene encoding malate dehydrogenase, with the protein MARKKISIIGAGNVGATAAHWAASKELGDIVLLDIMEGIPQGKGLDLMEASPVEGFDCHIIGTNSYADTANSDVVVITAGIARKPGMSRDDLITTNTKIVADCAKKAAEQSPDSIIIIVSNPLDAMTYVAQKASGFPTNRVFGMSGILDAARFKTFIAMEMGCSVKDVSTILLGGHGDDMVPLPSYTFIGGIPIRQLLPEEKIQAMVDRARKGGAEIVAYLKTGSAYYAPSASVIQMVEAILKDQKRILPVAAYLNGEYGYEGIYTSVPVMLGANGVEKVFEIELTAEERQLFAKSVDSVKNLIAVTGM; encoded by the coding sequence ATGGCACGCAAGAAGATTTCCATCATCGGTGCAGGCAACGTCGGCGCCACCGCCGCCCACTGGGCAGCTTCCAAGGAACTGGGGGACATCGTGCTCCTTGACATCATGGAAGGGATCCCCCAAGGCAAAGGTCTTGACCTGATGGAAGCCTCTCCCGTCGAAGGTTTCGACTGCCACATCATCGGCACCAACAGCTACGCCGACACGGCCAATTCCGATGTGGTCGTCATCACCGCCGGCATCGCCCGCAAACCCGGCATGAGCCGCGACGATCTGATCACCACCAATACGAAGATCGTCGCCGATTGCGCCAAGAAAGCAGCCGAGCAATCGCCCGACTCGATCATCATCATCGTCTCCAACCCCCTTGACGCCATGACCTACGTGGCCCAGAAAGCCTCCGGTTTCCCGACTAACCGCGTTTTCGGCATGTCAGGCATCCTGGACGCCGCCCGCTTCAAGACCTTCATCGCCATGGAGATGGGTTGCTCCGTCAAGGACGTGTCCACTATCCTCCTCGGCGGTCACGGCGACGATATGGTTCCCCTTCCCAGCTACACCTTCATCGGCGGCATCCCTATCCGTCAACTGCTGCCCGAGGAAAAGATCCAGGCCATGGTCGATCGCGCCCGCAAAGGCGGTGCCGAGATCGTCGCCTACCTGAAGACCGGTTCCGCCTATTATGCCCCCTCCGCCTCGGTCATCCAGATGGTCGAGGCCATCCTGAAAGACCAGAAGCGCATCCTGCCCGTCGCCGCCTACCTGAACGGCGAATACGGCTATGAGGGCATCTACACCAGTGTGCCCGTCATGCTCGGCGCCAACGGCGTAGAGAAGGTCTTTGAGATCGAGCTGACCGCCGAGGAAAGACAGCTCTTCGCCAAGTCCGTCGATTCCGTCAAGAACCTCATCGCCGTCACCGGGATGTGA